One Asterias rubens chromosome 1, eAstRub1.3, whole genome shotgun sequence genomic region harbors:
- the LOC117291272 gene encoding uncharacterized protein LOC117291272 — protein MSKQNVPFFLAIFSLVIISWNCFINLYFTRQNIRCLRLANNIDNAYANLRDNIKLKTAAKYKLQQDIDDTKTSQLATQLASRAATLERFRQLYKENLNLEIQLKEELEKKAEGQVEYGKKLKQFVIQLLKDRGNLREEIASVKTKLQGIKDMTG, from the exons ATGTCTAAACAAAACGTGCCATTTTTCCTGGCCATATTTTCCTTGGTAATAATCAGTTGGAACTGCTTTATTAATTTGTACTTTACGCGCCAAAATATCCGATGTTTAAGGCTGGCCAACAACATAGACAACGCTTATGCCAATCTCCGAGACAACATTAAACTAAAAACGGCAGCCAAGTATAAGCTACAGCAGGACATCGATGATACGAAGACCAGCCAGCTGGCAACTCAACTGGCCAGTAGGGCAGCCACGTTGGAAAGGTTCCGCCAGCTTTACAAGGAAAACTTGAATCTTGAAATTCAATTGAAAGAGGAGCTGGAGAAGAAAGCTGAGGGGCAGGTGGAATACGGAAAGAAGCTGAAACAATTTGTCATCCAGCTTCTCAAGGATAGGGGTAATTTACGTGAGGAAATTGCAAGTGTGAAGACAAAATTG cAAGGCATCAAAGATATGACTGGATGA